A single Anopheles arabiensis isolate DONGOLA chromosome 2, AaraD3, whole genome shotgun sequence DNA region contains:
- the LOC120897957 gene encoding calnexin-like isoform X2 has product MMKLNRPRWSPLLWRIALLSAVLLFHNPVVHGNDEISTESQPAGDAEQYETPTVDPKRMYFAEHFDDLFDGASNAIEKRWVKSKAKKDDAAEEVAKYDGEWAVEQPQRPILANDYGLVLKSKAKHAAIASPLLLNRPFVFEDKPLVVQYEVNLQEGQECGGSYIKLLSVGDGTKDLKQFHDKTPYTIMFGPDKCGNDVKLHFIFRHVNPINGTITEKHCNKQKDRLDDPFKDKRPHLYQLIIRPDNTYTIRVDHKTVNEGSLLTNFTPAVNPPAEIDDPEDRKPENWDDREKIPDPEATKPDDWNEDEPAQIPDPKATKPAGWLDDVEEMVPDSSAVKPEDWDNDMDGEWEPPLIPNPMCEKAVGCGLWKAPMVPNPNYKGKWRPPLIANVNYQGKWAPRKIPNPDFFEDLTPFRMTPIAAVGIELWSMSNDILFDNIVICDDESVADEWAAQTFDLKVKTLDRQAETFVSRVLKYCNSNPWMWAVLIVVVGLPVALMIYFMCFTKGDAKAEIGRKKKNDDYPAPEQEQDELVGGAGEEAEDDGRSSKTKLNAAATGSSGSRSASSAGEAYAENEDERDGDEAEEDEEDDEAQEEAQEMEAGEEEASSSDAPVDSKNLEGGEGLKKRRARKD; this is encoded by the exons ATGATGAAATTAAACAGACCCCGGTGGTCACCGCTGCTGTGGCGGATTGCTTTGCTGAGCGCCGTGCTACTATTTCATAACCCCGTGGTACATGGAAATGACGAAATTTCCACCGAGTCTCAG CCGGCTGGGGATGCTGAGCAGTACGAAACACCAACGGTAGACCCGAAGCGTATGTATTTTGCTGAACATTTCGATGATCTGTTCGATGGTGCGAGTAATGCCATCGAGAAGCGGTGGGTGAAGTCAAAGGCCAAGAAAGACGACGCTGCCGAAGAGGTGGCCAAATACGACGGCGAATGGGCGGTCGAGCAGCCGCAGCGGCCGATTCTAGCGAACGATTATGGGTTGGTGCTGAAATCGAAAGCGAAGCATGCTGCGATTGCTTCGCCTTTGCTGCTGAACCGACCATTCGTGTTCGAGGACAAGCCGCTCGTGGTACAGTACGAGGTCAACTTGCAGGAGGGCCAGGAATGCGGTGGCTCCTACATTAAGCTCCTTTCCGTGGGCGACGGTACGAAGGATCTGAAGCAG TTCCACGACAAAACACCGTACACGATTATGTTCGGACCGGACAAGTGTGGCAACGACGTAAAGTTGCATTTCATTTTCCGACACGTTAACCCGATTAATGGTACCATCACGGAGAAGCATTGCAACAAGCAGAA AGATCGGCTTGATGATCCGTTCAAAGACAAACGCCCCCATTTGTACCAATTGATTATTCGCCCGGACAACACGTACACCATACGAGTGGATCACAAAACCGTCAACGAGGGCTCGTTGCTCACCAACTTTACGCCGGCAGTGAACCCGCCTGCTGAAATCGATGACCCGGAGGACCGCAAGCCGGAGAACTGGGACGATCGCGAAAAAATCCCCGATCCCGAAGCGACCAAACCCGACGACTGGAACGAGGACGAACCGGCACAAATTCCCGACCCGAAGGCTACCAAGCCGGCCGGCTGGTTGGACGATGTGGAGGAGATGGTACCGGACAGTTCGGCCGTGAAGCCGGAGGACTGGGACAACGATATGGATGGTGAGTGGGAACCGCCCCTGATTCCGAACCCGATGTGTGAGAAGGCGGTTGGTTGCGGTTTGTGGAAGGCTCCGATGGTACCGAACCCTAACTACAAGGGCAAATGGCGCCCGCCGCTAATCGCTAACGTAAACTACCAAGGAAAGTGGGCCCCGCGCAAGATTCCTAATCCGGACTTCTTTGAAGATCTAACGCCGTTCCGAATGACACCGATT gCCGCGGTAGGCATCGAACTTTGGTCCATGTCAAACGATATACTGTTTGATAACATTGTTATTTGCGATGATGAATCCGTTGCCGACGAATGGGCTGCACAAACGTTCGATCTCAAAGTGAAGACGCTTGATCGGCAGGCG GAAACCTTCGTTTCGCGTGTGCTTAAGTACTGCAACAGCAATCCCTGGATGTGGGCTGTAttgatagtagtagtaggatTGCCAGTTGCTTTAATGATCTACTTCATGTGCTTTACCAAG GGTGACGCCAAGGCGGAAATTGGacgcaagaagaagaatgacgATTATCCAGCACCGGAGCAAGAGCAGGACGAGCTGGTCGGTGGTGCCGGTGAGGAGGCGGAAGACGATGGACGATCGAGTAAAACAAAGCTGAATGCCGCAGCCACGGGGTCCTCCGGTTCACGGTCAGCCAGCAGTGCCGGCGAAGCGTACGCAGAGAATGAAGACGAACGTGACGGCGATGAGGCTGAAGAGGACGAGGAAGACGACGAAGCACAGGAAGAGGCTCAGGAAATGGAGGCCGGTGAAGAGGAAGCATCGTCAAGCGATGCACCAGTAGATAGCAAGAATTTGGAAGGCGGGGAAGGCCTTAAGAAGAGAAGAGCCCGCAAGGATTAG
- the LOC120897957 gene encoding calnexin-like isoform X1: protein MMKLNRPRWSPLLWRIALLSAVLLFHNPVVHGNDEISTESQPAGDAEQYETPTVDPKRMYFAEHFDDLFDGASNAIEKRWVKSKAKKDDAAEEVAKYDGEWAVEQPQRPILANDYGLVLKSKAKHAAIASPLLLNRPFVFEDKPLVVQYEVNLQEGQECGGSYIKLLSVGDGTKDLKQFHDKTPYTIMFGPDKCGNDVKLHFIFRHVNPINGTITEKHCNKQKDRLDDPFKDKRPHLYQLIIRPDNTYTIRVDHKTVNEGSLLTNFTPAVNPPAEIDDPEDRKPENWDDREKIPDPEATKPDDWNEDEPAQIPDPKATKPAGWLDDVEEMVPDSSAVKPEDWDNDMDGEWEPPLIPNPMCEKAVGCGLWKAPMVPNPNYKGKWRPPLIANVNYQGKWAPRKIPNPDFFEDLTPFRMTPIAAVGIELWSMSNDILFDNIVICDDESVADEWAAQTFDLKVKTLDRQAQTLWDRAMRYINYKPGYWGAYFVYCSIPLIAYVWFLWSRRDKEGDAKAEIGRKKKNDDYPAPEQEQDELVGGAGEEAEDDGRSSKTKLNAAATGSSGSRSASSAGEAYAENEDERDGDEAEEDEEDDEAQEEAQEMEAGEEEASSSDAPVDSKNLEGGEGLKKRRARKD from the exons ATGATGAAATTAAACAGACCCCGGTGGTCACCGCTGCTGTGGCGGATTGCTTTGCTGAGCGCCGTGCTACTATTTCATAACCCCGTGGTACATGGAAATGACGAAATTTCCACCGAGTCTCAG CCGGCTGGGGATGCTGAGCAGTACGAAACACCAACGGTAGACCCGAAGCGTATGTATTTTGCTGAACATTTCGATGATCTGTTCGATGGTGCGAGTAATGCCATCGAGAAGCGGTGGGTGAAGTCAAAGGCCAAGAAAGACGACGCTGCCGAAGAGGTGGCCAAATACGACGGCGAATGGGCGGTCGAGCAGCCGCAGCGGCCGATTCTAGCGAACGATTATGGGTTGGTGCTGAAATCGAAAGCGAAGCATGCTGCGATTGCTTCGCCTTTGCTGCTGAACCGACCATTCGTGTTCGAGGACAAGCCGCTCGTGGTACAGTACGAGGTCAACTTGCAGGAGGGCCAGGAATGCGGTGGCTCCTACATTAAGCTCCTTTCCGTGGGCGACGGTACGAAGGATCTGAAGCAG TTCCACGACAAAACACCGTACACGATTATGTTCGGACCGGACAAGTGTGGCAACGACGTAAAGTTGCATTTCATTTTCCGACACGTTAACCCGATTAATGGTACCATCACGGAGAAGCATTGCAACAAGCAGAA AGATCGGCTTGATGATCCGTTCAAAGACAAACGCCCCCATTTGTACCAATTGATTATTCGCCCGGACAACACGTACACCATACGAGTGGATCACAAAACCGTCAACGAGGGCTCGTTGCTCACCAACTTTACGCCGGCAGTGAACCCGCCTGCTGAAATCGATGACCCGGAGGACCGCAAGCCGGAGAACTGGGACGATCGCGAAAAAATCCCCGATCCCGAAGCGACCAAACCCGACGACTGGAACGAGGACGAACCGGCACAAATTCCCGACCCGAAGGCTACCAAGCCGGCCGGCTGGTTGGACGATGTGGAGGAGATGGTACCGGACAGTTCGGCCGTGAAGCCGGAGGACTGGGACAACGATATGGATGGTGAGTGGGAACCGCCCCTGATTCCGAACCCGATGTGTGAGAAGGCGGTTGGTTGCGGTTTGTGGAAGGCTCCGATGGTACCGAACCCTAACTACAAGGGCAAATGGCGCCCGCCGCTAATCGCTAACGTAAACTACCAAGGAAAGTGGGCCCCGCGCAAGATTCCTAATCCGGACTTCTTTGAAGATCTAACGCCGTTCCGAATGACACCGATT gCCGCGGTAGGCATCGAACTTTGGTCCATGTCAAACGATATACTGTTTGATAACATTGTTATTTGCGATGATGAATCCGTTGCCGACGAATGGGCTGCACAAACGTTCGATCTCAAAGTGAAGACGCTTGATCGGCAGGCG CAAACCCTATGGGACCGAGCGATGCGGTACATTAACTACAAGCCAGGCTATTGGGGAGCATACTTTGTGTACTGCTCAATACCATTGATTGCCTACGTATGGTTCCTGTGGTCTCGACGCGATAAAGAG GGTGACGCCAAGGCGGAAATTGGacgcaagaagaagaatgacgATTATCCAGCACCGGAGCAAGAGCAGGACGAGCTGGTCGGTGGTGCCGGTGAGGAGGCGGAAGACGATGGACGATCGAGTAAAACAAAGCTGAATGCCGCAGCCACGGGGTCCTCCGGTTCACGGTCAGCCAGCAGTGCCGGCGAAGCGTACGCAGAGAATGAAGACGAACGTGACGGCGATGAGGCTGAAGAGGACGAGGAAGACGACGAAGCACAGGAAGAGGCTCAGGAAATGGAGGCCGGTGAAGAGGAAGCATCGTCAAGCGATGCACCAGTAGATAGCAAGAATTTGGAAGGCGGGGAAGGCCTTAAGAAGAGAAGAGCCCGCAAGGATTAG